A genomic region of Pseudomonas sp. RSB 5.4 contains the following coding sequences:
- a CDS encoding LEA type 2 family protein, with protein sequence MRRVHAVILSLLLLSLSACALFPNRDPVNINVVGLEPLPSQDLEVRFALKLRVQNPNETAIDYTGIALDLEVNGRPLASGVSDQVGSIPRFSETVVSVPVSVSAFSVLRQTLGLSQTQTLDNLPYVLRGKLAGGLFGTMRFVDSGKLSLPKATAATW encoded by the coding sequence ATGCGCCGCGTCCACGCCGTCATCCTGTCCCTGCTGCTGTTGTCCCTGAGCGCCTGCGCGCTGTTTCCCAACCGAGATCCGGTGAACATCAACGTGGTCGGCCTCGAGCCGTTGCCGAGTCAGGATCTGGAAGTGCGTTTCGCCCTCAAGTTGCGGGTGCAGAACCCCAACGAAACCGCGATCGACTACACCGGCATCGCCCTGGATCTGGAGGTCAATGGCCGTCCCTTGGCCTCGGGCGTGAGCGATCAGGTCGGCTCGATCCCGCGCTTCTCGGAAACCGTGGTCAGCGTACCGGTCAGTGTTTCCGCGTTCTCGGTATTGCGCCAGACCCTCGGCCTGAGCCAGACACAAACCCTCGACAACCTGCCCTACGTGCTGCGCGGCAAACTGGCGGGCGGGTTGTTCGGCACGATGCGGTTTGTCGACAGTGGCAAGCTGAGTTTGCCGAAAGCCACTGCTGCGACGTGGTAA
- a CDS encoding nucleobase:cation symporter-2 family protein has product MTASEKVPRNNDLIYGLNDRPHLTATVFAALQHVLASFVGIITPTLIMGGALGLQSEIPYLISMALFVSGLGTFVQAKRFGPVGSGLLCLQGTSFSFISVILSAGFMVKARGGGTDEILSTIFGVCFFAAFIEVVLSQFIGKLRMLITPVVTGTIITLMGLSLIKVAMTDIAGGFGAADLGAASHVFLAALVIGTIVVLNRVDVPFLRLGAIVIGLTLGYVVAWLMGTVDFASMPEVPLVSVPVPFKYGFNFDWVAFVPVAVIFLVSPLEAAGDLTANSMISRQPVKGPLYIRRIKSGLLADGLNSAMAAVFNSMPMVTFAQNNGVIQLTGVASRYVAFFIAGLLVLLGLFPMIGAVLQLMPKPVLGGAELVMFGTVAVAGIKILAEAGLHRRNMLIVAISVGMGLGIAAVPEVLRELPQALRNIFESPITVGALCAIVLNIFLPEEFIELEEDDFDPEASILQVMENPDMPAKAEPATAAAVAQLNR; this is encoded by the coding sequence ATGACCGCCTCTGAAAAAGTCCCGCGCAACAACGATCTGATCTACGGCCTCAACGACCGTCCGCACCTCACCGCCACCGTGTTCGCCGCGCTGCAACACGTGCTGGCCAGCTTCGTCGGCATCATCACCCCGACCCTGATCATGGGCGGCGCCCTGGGGCTGCAGAGCGAAATTCCGTACCTGATCAGCATGGCACTGTTCGTCTCGGGCCTCGGCACGTTCGTTCAAGCTAAGCGTTTCGGCCCGGTCGGCTCCGGTCTGCTGTGCCTGCAAGGCACCAGTTTTTCCTTTATCAGCGTGATTCTCAGCGCCGGGTTCATGGTCAAGGCCCGGGGCGGCGGTACCGATGAAATTCTCTCGACGATATTCGGCGTGTGCTTTTTCGCAGCCTTCATCGAAGTGGTGCTGAGCCAGTTCATCGGCAAACTGCGGATGCTGATCACCCCGGTGGTCACGGGCACCATCATCACCCTGATGGGCCTGTCGCTGATCAAAGTGGCGATGACCGACATCGCTGGCGGCTTCGGTGCGGCGGATCTGGGCGCGGCCAGCCATGTGTTTCTGGCGGCGTTGGTGATCGGCACTATCGTTGTGCTGAACCGCGTCGACGTGCCGTTTCTGCGTCTGGGCGCGATCGTCATCGGCCTGACCCTCGGCTACGTGGTCGCGTGGCTGATGGGCACGGTGGATTTCGCCTCGATGCCCGAAGTGCCGCTAGTCAGCGTGCCGGTGCCGTTCAAGTACGGTTTCAATTTCGACTGGGTGGCATTTGTGCCGGTGGCGGTGATCTTCCTCGTTTCGCCGCTGGAAGCGGCCGGTGACCTGACCGCCAACTCGATGATTTCGCGGCAACCGGTCAAAGGCCCGCTGTACATCCGCCGGATCAAATCCGGGTTGCTCGCCGATGGCCTCAACTCGGCCATGGCGGCGGTGTTCAACAGCATGCCGATGGTGACGTTCGCGCAGAACAACGGCGTGATCCAGCTGACCGGCGTAGCCAGTCGCTACGTGGCCTTCTTCATCGCCGGCCTGCTGGTGTTGCTGGGGCTGTTCCCGATGATCGGCGCGGTGCTGCAACTGATGCCCAAACCGGTGCTCGGTGGCGCCGAACTGGTGATGTTCGGCACCGTGGCCGTGGCCGGGATCAAGATCCTCGCCGAGGCCGGCCTGCATCGGCGCAACATGTTGATCGTGGCGATCTCGGTCGGCATGGGCCTGGGCATCGCCGCCGTGCCGGAAGTGCTGCGAGAACTGCCGCAAGCGCTGCGCAACATCTTCGAATCACCGATCACCGTCGGTGCGTTGTGCGCTATCGTGCTGAATATCTTCCTGCCGGAAGAATTCATTGAGCTGGAAGAAGACGATTTCGATCCGGAAGCGTCGATTCTGCAGGTCATGGAAAACCCCGATATGCCGGCCAAAGCTGAACCTGCAACAGCTGCGGCGGTCGCACAGTTGAACCGCTGA
- a CDS encoding LysR family transcriptional regulator, with amino-acid sequence MLGQLHDVDLQLLRLFVRVVECGGFSAAQGELGLSQSSISQQMAKLETRLGYRLCSRGKGGFSVTPKGEQLLIAIRTLFESIETFRHQSNGVAGRLIGEVRLGLSEAVDQSVLLRVADAIRRFRERDESVRIELISAMPGEMERLLLQQRLDLAIGYFSQVQSAFDYRELFRETQHLYCAQGHPLFSVDEPDDAALQACDRVDHPYRFMRSGQPFPDKRFSARSEQVEGTLAFILSGKHVDYLPDHYARVWENKGLLRALRPGELSFEVAFHLARHRAQVPGDAQKAFEEDLLAAFT; translated from the coding sequence ATGCTCGGTCAGCTTCACGACGTCGATTTGCAGTTGCTGCGCCTGTTTGTGCGGGTCGTGGAATGTGGCGGCTTCAGTGCGGCGCAAGGTGAACTGGGCCTGAGTCAGTCGAGTATCAGCCAGCAAATGGCCAAACTCGAAACCCGCCTCGGCTATCGCCTGTGCAGTCGCGGCAAGGGCGGTTTCAGCGTGACGCCCAAGGGCGAACAGTTGCTGATCGCCATTCGCACGCTGTTCGAATCCATCGAAACCTTCCGTCATCAATCCAACGGCGTTGCCGGACGCTTGATCGGTGAGGTGCGGCTGGGCTTGTCCGAGGCGGTTGATCAGTCGGTGCTGCTGCGGGTGGCGGATGCGATCCGGCGCTTTCGCGAACGCGATGAGTCAGTGCGCATCGAGTTGATCAGCGCAATGCCCGGAGAGATGGAGCGTCTGCTGCTGCAACAGCGGCTGGACCTGGCCATCGGTTATTTCTCACAAGTGCAGAGCGCTTTCGATTACCGCGAACTGTTCAGGGAAACCCAACATTTGTATTGCGCGCAGGGGCATCCACTGTTCAGCGTGGATGAGCCGGATGACGCGGCGTTGCAGGCCTGCGACCGGGTGGATCATCCGTATCGGTTCATGCGCAGTGGCCAGCCGTTCCCGGACAAGCGCTTTTCGGCGCGCTCGGAACAGGTCGAAGGCACCCTGGCTTTCATTCTCTCTGGCAAGCACGTCGATTATCTGCCGGATCACTACGCGCGAGTCTGGGAGAACAAGGGCTTGCTGCGCGCGCTGCGGCCTGGGGAATTGAGTTTCGAAGTGGCGTTTCATCTGGCCCGGCATCGAGCGCAGGTGCCGGGGGATGCGCAGAAGGCGTTTGAGGAGGATTTACTCGCAGCCTTCACCTGA